cattaatataataatagttaactcgattaggtactttaaaaaaaaataaaaataaagttagatttaataggtaggtacacacaaAAGGTAGATAGGcacataaaattgtaaaaccGTTTGTAagacataaaaaaatagttagtttaatattattttatgttgacCTCCTGATGTAGGTATCACTaagaatgttattatttattgagattaaaataagttcatgtttattattttatacttaaaaatacgttttttcaGTAATAAATTCTATGAATAGGTTTCATAAAGGCTGATTTTCTTGATAAGTAACTCAGTTCAAAGTttgtttattacaataacaacCATCCAAATTCAGCATGAATCagctacaatatatatatacattaaccAACTAACATGAATAGATGATCCACATGTATTCAAGCTGTATCTAGTCAATCTAAATCCAAGATGTTTAAATAGTCAAGTCAAACTATATATTTCATTGCAATTAGGAATCATCTTTAACCGATGTTAGTCGCACTATGGTCAAAAAATTCACACTTTTTTCCGAATTAAACctataaattttacatttcaataattGATACTCAATATACCTTTGACTAATAGTATAcaaaatactatagtaatattctaaattaatttaataacttggGCTGCCAATGGctttttttgaaaacttcaatTGCCTGCCACTCTatataattcatacatttttttttttttttttaatattatctatttgatGTACTTATAAGGAAgtaactttttataattataatataaaaattgtaaaaattgtatgaaataattatttgttttgataaaattaataaaaaaataatgaaaaatgaaaagtgGTTGAAAAGAACGCGATGCGACTAATAACATGATATACACTGATGCGACTAACGTTGCGTTACAAAAGTCTGAAGcactgtatacaaaaaaaattgttttggtttAAAAAGTACAATCCATTTAACACGTTGACCGCCATGCAGCCACAAGAATATGTACCATTGGTACGCCAAGGAAATTATTCAGTGTCAttacaaatttgtatatatactattgaattgaaaaaaaattaaaaatacaaaaaaaaattgtaattattccCGCTACGCCACGGCGCATTTTTTAGTTCATTATTGTAGCACCAGggataagttaataatataaatctaaattCATTAACAGCAGCCCGCAGTTGTATGGCCTCCTAGGAATGATATGGTGCAGCAGCAGGCGGcctaaaaattatcaatacgtaattattattatgtggccGCCGGCGGCTACATAGCGGTCAATGTGTTAAGAAAAATATGATCAGTGTCATGTTTTTATTTAGATTGTTCAATGAGTAATGGGGAATTAATAAAGCATTGTGAACTGAGACTTTGttgaggtacctacctacactgcTTGATTCTCtattttatacatgttttatattgcaattttaataaatgtcgaggtaaatgtttagttttttaaaatatataaaatgatatgaaacatattcattttataatcaataagtaCGCATTACTTTATTGATAGTTAAagttttgatattatgtataatactattataatagtaggtaaagGTAACTTATAAAGAGGTAAAAAAGTAATTGTTTTAAGTAAGTATTAAAAAGTAAGTATTCTCTAAAaagaataatttcattaaaattgctATGGACTGATGTCCTACTatctaggtacattataatactaataatatgagAATTAACTTAGAATCACACTATAaccaattataatgttattataatagagGCAGGCAATTGTTATTACGGTCTAAGTGGTAACACATCTAATAGAAATACATTACGACTTGGTACTAAGTGATGAGAGTAGTCAAACATTGGAGAAATCATTTTCAAAGGAGTTAATTGTGGGAAGAGACAGgtagaaaaatattagtatCCGCATGGAATTACAACGGATTATCAGAGTTGACATGCcgcaaaacaataaattattataatacaacggcCTTATTAATGTAAtgttaataatagaaaaactaagcagtattttttttatctaatacgCAGCTACACCTGACGCACACTTATATTCGACCATAGGCCATGGACATTTCCGAGAATCTTGTAACGAACATTCACCCATGAAAACAATACTCTTACCAAGAGGGCTTGGAAAGGTAGAGGCCTATATATGAGAGCCCCAACGACCCATATTCAGACTTGATTTGACAGAGCCAGAATAAGCACATTTACGCCAGACATacttaagaattattattttgaacttaaacAAGTCAAATCgattattttctaaacacttTAAGTTATTTACTGgtgtgaataataatacatcatagcacaatatcagtttaatataggtacgtgtttattttgaacatttttaatatccaaatttaataaacatgcaGTCTACGCAAACTAATTACAAATTACACCACATCCTATTCCTATGAACGTACCTGTATGTGGGAGAACACTACCAAATTGTTACcctcataaataattttttctcaaaatcggtgatatttaattagttgtagttattattgaaattgATTTGTACATgaaaatggataaaaaaaatttacagaatACCATTAGATGGGAGGTAGAATCAAAAGTTAGATTCTTATCATTATTCAGATAATTCAATTTATGATCCTGATTTTGTGTTTAAAACCACATACAAAGTGTTAAACGATAAATAAGgtatttaattgtaggtatctacctatatatattatcttaaaactaTGATCCCAGACTTGTTTTAACAAAAAGCATAtcaatattgacaaaaataaataagccAGTGAGCACAACAGTGGTTTAGGCGGTATTGCGACCAATGAAGTGTAATACAATTGTTGGGTTTATAAgtgaaaaacattaaacattattttaataggtacttaagttaaaatacaaaatcgtaCTACCAgtgttcaatttaaaatttttaatttttaaagaaccGCGATAACCACGGTTAAATCTGTGCTCCAAAGATTAGTTAACCTTTGTAGAGCTATGGTCTTTCTTAGTTCATGCCAGATATACAATCTTATACACTTTACTTACCAACTAAGACATCATGTGTTCATGAAATGGGTTTAGATCTCAAATGcggatgattatattttaaactaatttatactCAATCTACAAACGCGACGAAATCGGTGacgagatgaaaaaaaaaaattgtccaaaATGACGCGACACCAGTTAAGTAGTGTTGGGCAGACTAGGTTTAGGATTGACACCCGCTGGGCGCGTGTCGACCACAATCGTCTCGGAACACAACTACACaagacaacaacaacaaataacccgcaataaaaaaatcgttttggTCCGTGGGCACGATAAACATTTCCAAATTCGATCAGTGTCTCGTCAaaactcgaaaaaaaaatgtccaaccCCTCCCCTCCCCGCTAAGGAACGTGGCCCCGACACTATGTGCGaccatcacaataataataataataataataataataacacggcTACGGCAGGCGGGCGGCCGGGGGCCCCTCGTCGAGTGGCCAAGGTGGTTCCGTCGGCCACTCGGCCACGGGGAAGGAAATATCGAGTCCGTTGGGCGAGCGGACTACGCTGTCGTCCGACGGACCCGACCACCATTTTGTGATGGCCAAGGGAGCGGCGGCGGTGGTAAGCCCGCCGCAACGGCCGAGTCGAAACGcccggccgccgccgccgccgccatcaAAAACCCTACACAAAGCTCGGCGTCAACCGATCTGTTACGTACATGTTGTTCCTGGCGGCCGGAGTGTAATCCAACGAACGTTGTTGCTGTACATCGGACACTTttcgcgcacacacacacacacacacacacacactcacaaagtcgcaataataatattaatatcgcgTTCTACGCACACACactcacgcacacacacacacgcgcacggGAGAAACGCCGCCGATGCGTTCACGGCGAAGACGTTTGAGTTTCGGTGGATTGGCGATTCACAAACCGTACGTACGCGACGACGATCACCAACACTGCGGTTATCCGTGCGGGGCGAcaacgaagacgacgacgacgaactTTCGCGAGTCTGGGGGTTTATTATCGTGTTAAATCGCGAAACGCTACGGGACTACGGAACAATAACAAGAGCGGCCATTTGCAATGCACATCACTGGCCGTCGCAGTGTGACCAACGTGTCCGCGCGCTAAATTTCCCGCCGATGGCGGTGTgctacgccgccgccgccgatgatCCCGTCGGCCGACCGACGTCGTGCGCGCCAAAAATTTATGACATTCGGGACAGACGGATACCGTCGCCGGGGAGGTGCTAGTTGGGCCCTTAATCAAGTTTCGGTCTTCTCGGAAAATTTGACCGGACGGGTCGGCGGTGGCCCCGGACCAGTTGGTCGCACTGCACGCGGTGCCGAGTTGATGCAAATCACGCGaattcgaataataaaatatgccgTTTATGTCGCTATCGGTCACCCCGCCACAAGCACGGAACAATGCAATAagcgaataaattattatttcccgAACGAGTCGTCGACAGCACCGCGAAAAAGACGATTTCTGTGGAGGACCTTCCCGTTGCAGATATCCCGCGAAGTAACGACTTTTAACCCTACGACGGTCTTGTCACCAGCTCCGAATGTGTGTTGGCGCACCTGACGTTATCGCTAATACACCCTCccgaaaatcacaaaatattataaaatcacatATTTAATAAACGTTGATAGAATAGATAACGAGTGACGACTGACGAGTCGACGACTCTAAAAGGaccgaaatcaaaataaacGAACGATTTTCAGATGGTTCTGAAAATCTGAATAGTGAAACtcattgtttaatgtttaagcAATTACGCGTCGGCCGAATTCCCAAATCAATCTTCCgccatacaattataataaacgaGATTGTTTctagtttgttttaattagtgTCCAATCATTCGTCTCGTCATACTCACTCAGTCAAAACATATATCTCTACTAGGATTTGTAAAATAACAGTCACAATAAAATTCagggattttatttttttaattaaaaaaaaataaaaatatttttaagtatacgaTATGTGAATGGTTTTCTCAATGCTAGGGTACCAAAATTTGATTATACTGTTAgctttataatattgaagtacTATGCTTTCAGCGATTCATTTTTGATACAATTTAACTATGACCCCATGGTCATAAACACAATATGTAAATAGTAGAATACAATCAGTagcacataaaaattaattatattttatcaatacaaaAGTGTATTCATTGACTTTTCTGatcaaataaatttacatagaACAACTAGTTAGTTACATTATGACATAGGTTATTTTAATCATCGGCAGGGCAAGATGAGAAAAGTCCTAATTTCCTCATTCTTTCAAAGTCCTTTTCTGCATCATAgtgtctataaaaataaaagattataaGTGTTAAATACTATTCACACTAAACAGatgtataaattacttgtaAAATTCTGCGTAAGCCTTCTTACGAGGTTCACCGATGCCATATTTGTATGCCACACCAACTCCAATGGATAGTACAACACTAAACACAAGGTGGAACTTGGTTTTCTTATCATAAAGTCCACGTAATTGTggttttgctaatttttgtacCACAGCTCCGGCAGACATGGTTCTAAAAAAGAATTTGAtgtaaagttaatattaatataacaattatatgaaCATTATTACCGCAAACATGTTGTCCTTTATTTGTGAGGTAAAATTATACGGATCCTACCTACAAGTTTATCCATAAATgccaaaatatatgattattttaaaggcgtactatattattaagcaATCTTAAATAACAAAAGTTGATATGGTATATTCATTCTGGTGTTAACtgtaaataaattgtgaatTCTAGATATATTTTCCGACATGTTTAAGttacattattgtattaataatagttttattctcaatcatatatatattttaacaccaTACAATGGTCAATCCCAAACAATTTATCTCCAGTTTAAGATCATATTTTGAACAACTTTATCGAAATACAATTTGCGCAATACGAAAAACTATTACAcaatagaaaacatttttcataagaGAGAATAGTTCCTAATTTTCTacaaatcaataaattgttattcgaATATCCAACAATTGTAACTAAGTTgaacttttaattaattttcagaaaTTGACCTTCACATTATCAACTtcagtttacggacattgtccaAAATAACTAACTTTGATGtctataaaaattactaaataatatttacctgttTGGTGAATGGATAGTTATCGGAATAGATATTTAACTTTCCCAGGAAGGAAATAATTCACGAGCGCAAGACAAATCAAAATTTCAACCGCAGTAATACCAAATAATTTCGGTAGGTATTAGGTGTTTCaatgtttggtaaaaaattacCTCGATGTATTAAACATCTGTTTTAGTCGTTATCTTCATTGACTTAAATGTCATGGAAGAATAAAATGTTGGTTACTATCACGGTTATAGATAACATACAGCTGGTGAGGATCACGAATAAATTAAGCTTTAGTCTATACCTGGTACTCAGGTGTGAAgaataatgttaaaatcataattcataataagcagtataatattttgatcctATTTTAATTGGTACACTAGAAAATTCCCTATTTCCGAACATCAGACACAGTCATGACTCATGATATAGGTAATGAGACTGTTGCCAGTCTTTTGGATGACATCGTATCGTATATACGTTTATACGTTTGTTTTCGAATTTTATCTATTTTGCACCTAATATTTTCACCTTCCTCGTGCAATGTACATTGTCCACTTAAGTAGAGGGCCATCGAACAAATAATATGACTGAAGGGGGTGGAATAACCGATTTTCAAAACTCTGTGAACACAGGCGTCCAACTATTTGgaaattaattagaaaaatcATAATGTAAATTTCAGCAGATGAAGCAAAATTAGCTTTAGATGCAGAGATGCTGTACAAGATTCGAAAACCATTTAAGAAACCAGGGCAAACTAGGACCGTAGAAAAACGTCTATAAGatgtatgtatacaaatacaagCGGGCAATATCggtattagatttttttaatagccGTAAGTCATAACATAAGA
Above is a window of Metopolophium dirhodum isolate CAU chromosome 3, ASM1992520v1, whole genome shotgun sequence DNA encoding:
- the LOC132941109 gene encoding cytochrome c oxidase subunit 6C, giving the protein MSAGAVVQKLAKPQLRGLYDKKTKFHLVFSVVLSIGVGVAYKYGIGEPRKKAYAEFYKHYDAEKDFERMRKLGLFSSCPADD